A window of Hyperolius riggenbachi isolate aHypRig1 chromosome 1, aHypRig1.pri, whole genome shotgun sequence contains these coding sequences:
- the LOC137548141 gene encoding vomeronasal type-2 receptor 26-like: protein YDCTPCAEGEISNTTDSENCMKCPDEEWPNEKKDRCLPKLEEFLSYTDDSITAVFSVLSIHCCLLTGFILGIFVYHRDSPIVKANNRNLSYVLLVSIMLSFLCVFFFLGPPVDVTCRLRVTSFGIIFSIAVSCLLAKTVMVFVAFKASKPGNSWKKWMGSKLSNSIMLVCSSVQVLICVTWVSISPPFQEQDTHSYQEKIVIQCNEGSVIGFYSVLGYMGLLAAVSFITAFLARTLPDSFNEAKYITFSMLVFCSVWIAMIPAYLSTKGKDMVAVQVFAVMASSAGLLGCIFFPKCYIILLKPDQNTKAHLLGSRNK, encoded by the exons TATGACTGTACCCCGTGTGCAGAGGGGGAGATCTCCAACACCACTG ACAGTGAGAATTGTATGAAATGTCCTGATGAAGAATGGCCAAATGAAAAGAAGGATCGTTGTCTTCCAAAACTGGAGGAATTTCTCTCTTACACCGATGACTCAATTACTGCAGTATTTTCAGTTCTCTCCATTCACTGTTGTCTTCTGACTGGTTTTATACTCGGAATTTTTGTATATCACCGGGATTCCCCCATTGTTAAAGCTAATAACAGGAACCTGAGCTATGTTCTCCTGGTCTCCATCATGCTGAGCTTCCTTTGTGTCTTCTTCTTCCTTGGACCTCCAGTAGATGTAACCTGCAGGCTTCGTGTGACGTCTTTTGGGATCATCTTCTCCATTGCTGTGTCTTGTTTGCTTGCCAAGACTGTCATGGTTTTCGTTGCTTTTAAAGCCAGCAAACCTGGGAATTCCTGGAAGAAATGGATGGGATCCAAGCTGTCCAACAGTATAATGCTTGTGTGTTCATCTGTACAAGTACTAATCTGTGTCACCTGGGTGTCTATTTCTCCTCCCTTCCAGGAACAAGACACTCATTCCTATCAAGAAAAGATTGTCATTCAGTGCAATGAAGGGTCAGTTATCGGGTTCTACTCTGTGCTGGGATATATGGGGCTTCTGGCAGCTGTTAGTTTCATTACAGCTTTCCTAGCCAGGACATTACCAGACAGCTTTAATGAAGCCAAGtacatcacgttcagcatgctggtgttctgcagtgtctggattgccatgatcccggCCTATCTGAGCACCAAAGGGAAAGACATGGTGGCTGTGCAGGTTTTTGCTGTTATGGCATCAAGTGCTGGACTTCTTGGCTGTATATTCTTCCCAAAATGTTACATAATTCTATTGAAGCCTGACCAgaacacaaaagctcacttgctTGGAAGCAGAAACAAATAA